Below is a window of Vibrio sp. SS-MA-C1-2 DNA.
CACCGAGTTCAATCTGAAGAATTTTTCTGATCCCAAGCTTTTCTAGCCCTGTTGTAATGAGATCAATATTTTCTCGTTGCACAACCGGATACCAAATTGCGTAAATACCGGTAGCCCAACGTTTATAAGCTTGGCCGATAATATTAACGACTTCACGGTATTCCGTTTTCACTTCATAAGAGGGGTCGATAAGAACTAAGCCTCTGCGCTCTTTTGGCGGTAAACTTCCTTTTAGACGAGTAAAGCCTTCTTCATTGAACATTTTAACTTGGCGATCACCACGAAACTCTTGGCATAACAGAGGGAAGTCCGTCGGGTGCAACTCGGTTAACATCATTCGGTCTTGAGGGCGAAGTAATGCACGAGCAATTTTTGGTGAGCCAGGATAATAACGTAGGGTATGGTTCTCATTTAGTGCAGAAACTGCCTGTAAATATGTCTCTACCCCTTCTGGAATTTGATTTTTCTGCCATATTTTAGCTATGCCATCTTTATATTCGCCCGTTTTCTCAGACCATTCATGGTTGAGATCGTAACGTCCGACGCCAGAATGCGTATCATGATAAACAAAGGGTTTATCTTTCTGTTTGAGCGCTTCAATAATAAGGCTCTGTACAATATGTTTAACAACATCGGCGTGGTTGCCAGCATGAAAACTGTGGCGATAACTAAGCATGAATCATAATCCTAAGTAGGTGTCTTACCGTTATTATTACCTATTCATTAGCAAGATGCAGCAATGAGACAGATTTAAGTTTGTATCTTTACCATTGAATTTTAGTCTAATCGTAACCATCTATGATAAATAACTGACAGATAAGGAATTTAGAATGACAAATCCATTGCTTACATTTACTGATCTTCCGCTCTTCTCTCAGATAGAGCCTCAACATGTAAAACCAGCGGTAGAGCAAGCAATTGCTGATTGTCGTGCCAAAGTAGAAGAGGTGTTAGCTAACAATGCAGCGCCAAGTTGGGAAACTATTTGCCAGCCTCTCGCTGAGGTTGATGATCGCTTAAGTCGTATTTGGTCACCCGTGAGCCATTTGAATTCAGTCATGAATAGTCCTGAGTTGCGTGAAGCGTATGAAAGCTGCCTTCCTTTGCTTTCAGAATACGGAACTTGGGTGGGGCAACACAAAGGGTTGTTTCAAGCTTATCAAACAATTAAGAGTAGTGAGCAGTTTGCGTCATTAAACCAAGCTGAGAAAAAGTCGATCACCAATGCACTGCGTGACTTTACCCTATCTGGTATCGCATTAACGGCGGATAAACAGCATCGCTATGGTGAAATTACTAAGCGTCTTTCTGAGCTAGGCTCAACTTTTAGTAATAATGTATTAGATGCCACCATGGGTTGGAGTAAACATATTACCGATGAATCACTGTTATCTGGTATGCCTGAATCAGCAATGGCTGCAGCACAAGCTGGTGCTCAAGCTAAAGATCTTGACGGTTGGTTATTGACCTTAGAGTTTCCATCATACCTTCCTGTGATGACCTACTGTGATAACCGTGAACTACGAGCTGAAATGTATCAAGCCTTTGTGACTCGTGCTTCTGATCGTGGTCCACACGCCGGTCAGTGGGATAACAGCGACATTATGGCTGAGGAGTTACAACTTCGTCATGAGCTAGCTCGACTACTCGATTTTAATAATTACAGTGAAAAGTCATTGGCAACCAAAATGGCTGAAACACCGGATCAAGTATTAACCTTCTTGAATGATTTAGCGGTGCGTGCAAAACCACAAGGTGAAAAAGAGGTCGCGGAATTAACGGCGTTTGCTGCTGAACATTATCAAGCTACCGAGTTACAACCGTGGGACTTCACCTATTACTCAGAGAAATTGAAACAGCATCAATATAATATTTCTGATGAAGAGCTACGCCCTTACTTCCCAGAGCAAACGGTCGTTTCTGGTCTATTTGAGGTCGTTAATCGAGTCTTTGGGATGACGATTACGCAACGTGATGATATTGATGTGTGGCATGAGTCGGTCTCTTATTACGATATCTTTGATCAAAGTGGTGAATTACGAGGCTCTTTCTACTTAGATCTCTATGCTCGCGAACACAAACGTGGCGGGGCATGGATGGATGAGTGCCGAGTTGGTCGCACAACCATTAACGGTGAACATCAAACACCTGTCGCTTATTTAACCTGTAACTTCAATAAGCCGATTGGTGATAAGCCTGCACTCTTTACTCATAACGAAGTGACGACACTGTTCCACGAGTTTGGTCATGGTATTCATCATATGTTGACTAAAGTCGATGTGCCAGCGGTTTCAGGGATCAATGGAGTTCCTTGGGATGCGGTAGAGCTACCAAGTCAATTCTTAGAAAATTGGTGTTGGCAGGAAGAGGCACTGTCGTTTATTTCTGGTCATTATGAGACGGGCGAGCCGTTACCAAAAGCCTTACTTGATAAGATGTTTGCGAGTAAAAACTTCCAAGCGGCGATGTTTGTACTACGTCAGTTAGAGTTTGGCTTGTTCGATTTCACGCTACATACTAACTACGATCCTGAGTTGGGTGCAAAAATCCTTGAAACGTTACAGCAAGTTAAGTTGCAAGTTTCAGTGGTGCCTAGCCCTGAATGGAATCGCTTCCCTCACGGCTTTAGTCATGTTTTTGCTGGTGGGTATAGTGCCGGTTACTACAGCTACCTTTGGGCTGAACTGCTCTCTGCAGATGCATTCTCACGCTTTAGTGAAGAGGGAATTTTCAATGAGGAAGTTGGGCAAGACTTCTTACATGCCATTCTTGAAATGGGGGGCAGTGAAGAACCGATGGAGCTATTTAAGCGCTTCCGTGGTCGTGAGCCGCAAATCGATGCGTTGCTTCATGATAAAGGAATTGCTTAGTTATTAAGGTTTAATAAACTGAGTTAAAAACGTAAAGCCTCACTGATGATTTCTCGATAGTGATATTACCGAGATGTCATGGTGAGGTTTTGTATTGATTCTTTTGTTCTACTTCTATTTCATTGCACTATTTACATAGATATCAAAGCGGTTCTTTTTAGTTGCAATAACCGTTGATGGCTGAATGTTGGCTAAGGGTTCAGCATAATCAGGGCGTTTAACCACGACGCGTTTTGTGGCTAATTTCAATGCAGGTTCCAGTAGCCCATCGGCGTCAAGATCCGCACCCACTAAGGTTTGAAATACCCGCATCTCTTTTTTTACTAATGCTGACTTTTTCTTATGGGGATACATAGGATCAAGATAGATAACATCGGGCTTATCATCATGCTCTTTTAGCTGCTCAAGGCTAGAAACATGAAGTAGAGAGACACGCTCTCTGACCCATGAACCGATTTCTGGATCGTCTTTGGCTCGTCGTAATCCATCATCCAACAGTGCCGCAACAACAGGATGACGTTCAAACATCTGCACTTTACAGCCGAGGGAAGCAAGAACAAAAGCATCTCGACCTAAGCCTGCTGTGCCATCTAATACCGTTGGAACCACGCCATTTTTTAATCCAACCGCTTTAGCAATGGCTTGACCTTTACCGCCACCAAACTTACGTCGATGATTTGATGCACCAGAAACCCAATCAACAAATATCGCACCGAGTTTAGGCTCATCTAACTTTTGTAGTTCAAGGTGAGTTGGAGTTAATACTAAGGCAAAATCATTGGTTTCATCATCGACAAGTTGCCAACGTTCAGCAAGTTGTTCGAGCTGTTGTTGATGCTCTGGTTGTTGACTAATAAGGCGGATCTGCACAAAAAACTCCAATTAAGATCAAGACAGAAACGATTATATACCCAAAGTAATTGGAGTTGCTAGTAGGCTGCAAGTGAATGAGGCCCCATGAGTATAATGTGCTATATGATTGGGGCGAATGAGCGACGCCAACAACCTAGCAACTTCAAGTAAAAAGGGTATAGCATTAATTACCATTGTGGGTGATATCCATACTATGGTGCTTGATGAGTAAGCTTATTGGGTTTTGTAAGATATTTAAGATGCTTTAAGATAAATTGTGTTTATCCCTTCCGTTATCTCTGTTAGCTTTAAACATTACAGCAGATAAAAAATGGATTGAAAATGGCGATGGATAGCGAGTACAAAATAGATGATTTAGACCGACAGATTTTACAAGCTTTAATCGATGATGCTCGAACACCTTATGCTGAACTTGGTAAGCGGTTTCATGTTAGCCCTGCTACTGTCCATGCTCGTGTTGAAAAAATGCGTTCAGCAGATATTATTGAACGAACTAATATCGTCGTTAATGAGAAAAAGCTCGGTTATGATGTCTGTTGTTTTATTGGTATTAATTTAAACTCTGCTCGTGATTATCAATCTGCTATTGATAAGTTGAATCAACTCGATGAAGTGGTGGAAGCTTACTATACCACTGGCGCTTATAATATTTTCGTCAAATTAATGTGTCGCTCTATTGAGGAGTTACAAGCGGTATTAATCGATAAATTACAAGTGATAAAAGAGGTGCAATCTACCGAAACACTTATCTCTTTACAGAATCCAATTAAACGTAGTGTTCATCCATAACTGCTGAGGTTTGTTGCTGGCTTAAAGCGGCTAAATGGTGATTTTTTCTTTTAAAAAAAGAGCTAAAAGATTGACTCTTATAGCTCTTTTTTTGACTAATAACGTTACGTTAAATTACGTTATTTATCTGCTTTTTCTCGCTCTTTCTTTTCAAGTTTGTCTTTCTCAAGTTCTTCTTGTTCTATCTCTTTACGGTTCATGACAGCATGGATAGTAAGTTTTATTTCAGGAGAGATAAGGTCAGCTAAAATTGGCAGAATCGTATCCACTTTTTTACTGACTATATCATTATCTTCTGTGATGTATCCTTCTTCTCTTTGTGTATTGATGAGGAGTGAGAATACCGCCTTATCAAAGAACTCTGGCGCATTAATACCATGTAAACGACTTAAACGCTGGGCGAGAACAAGGCTTTCATTGGTGAACTCTTTGCGAGAGAGTGTTGGCTTGGTTTTGAGTAATACAAACCCGATATTATAACGTTGTAAAGTCTCGTTAATGGTGGCGCCAAGAAGTTGAACGGTACCGATATTGGCTCTGTTCATCGCAATTTTGTCGCCATTTTGCCACAATAATTCTTGGGTAATTAACTCATCAATATAGTGATCTACGACACTTTCAAGTTGCTCTTTTTCAACATTTAAGAATAATTCCGCCTTTACAAATGGATAGAGTAAAGAGACCTGCTGTTGAATCTCAGCGCGACTTAATTCGTCATGGGAGATAATAATACGAGCAATTAATGACGGCAGTGCAAATAGGTGGATAATATTATTACGGTAATAAGTCATTAAGATCGATTGGTGACGATCCAGTGAATAAATATCCCCAAGAGAATCGTGCTCAACGACAAATTTATCCATACCCGTCGCATGCTTAACTAACTCTTCAGCACTCCCTTCAGGAATCGTCACATTATTAGAGTAAGAGACATTTTTGAGTAGTTTTAGATAGCAATCGACTTGTTCAATCAACTCTTCTTTACTTAACGCTCGCTGACGAGAAGAGAGAATAGCCAAGGCGGTTAATGTCAGTGCATTTGCTGCTGCTGCGTCATTAATATGGGTCATCATTTTAACCGCAAGATCATTAACGACAGGGTTTAACCATGTTGGTTTTTGCGGCTCAATAGGATTAATGTCATTGTTCCAATCTGGCGCATTTTTATTGAGGTAATGGTTAACTGAGATTGGCTCACCAAAGTTCACGTAGCCTTGTCCCAAGTTTCTTAATTTACGAATGGTACGAAAAACTTGGCCTAGATTCTCTTTCTCTTTTTTCTTACCTTGTAGCTCTTTGGCGTAAGTAGAGACTTCCATTACATGTTCATAGCCGATATAGACTGGGACCAATGTGACAGGGCGATTTAAGCCTCGTAACATCGCTTGGATTGTCATCGACAACATACCCGTTTTGGCAGGAAGTAAACGGCCGGTACGTGAACGCCCCCCTTCACTAAAGTACTCAACAGAGTAACCTTTGGTGAAAAGTTCGGCTAGATATTCACGAAATACCGTTGAATAAAGCTTATTGCCTTTAAATGTTCGACGAATAAAGAATGCGCCACCACGACGGAAAATTTGTCCGGCAGGGAAGAAGTTTAAGTTAATTCCTGCAGCAATATGGGGAGGAACAAGTCCTTCTTCAGAAAGAATATAAGAGAGTAGTAGATAGTCCATGTGGCTACGGTGACACGGCACATAAACGATTTCGTGACCATCTTGTGCCAGACGACGAACTTGTTCAGCGTTGTTAACATTAATCCCTTGATAGAGACGGTTCCACAACCAACCTAAAATACGAGAACCATAACGGATCAAGGTATAAGAGAAATCAGTGGCGATCTCTTCCATCATTCCATGAGCTTCTTTACGTACTTTCTCTTCTGGTACGCCACGAGATTTTGCTTCATCTTTGACGACTTTATCAATTGCTTTTGAGTCAAGAAGGCGCTCAAATAGTGCTTGACGATCAGGTAGTTTAGGGCCTGCTGCCGCAAGTTGTTGACGAGAAAAGTGAATTTGAGCCACACGAGCTAGTTTGTTGGCAATAGACTCGTCAGTACCGTGACTATCAGCCATATAGCGCAATGAAACTGGTGGGCTTAAACGGACGACTGAATCTCGGCCTAAGGTTAATATTGCCCAGAACTTTTCAATCCCATTGAGCGCTCGAAGTCGTGGTGCTGGATTTGATTCATGGCCAGGTTTTCTTCCCCACAAGATTGAGGTAGGGACAAGTTGAATATCCAATTCAGGATCTAATTGATGGTAATCGAGTAGCTGACCAAAAATCTGCTTTGACTCTTTTGGCAGCTGTTTGTCGGTACCAAAAATACTCGGGCCATTCGCAATGAAGACATAACGTGGCAGTGACTGTTCACCAATGACAATTGGAGTCAAAGGATCCGGTAATCCCAATATCTTAGCTTTTTTTGCAAAGCCAAAAGATCGGTGGGGGAGTTAAAAGGCAAAGCATAAACAATCGGCCGCGAAAGATCTAACCCGAGATCAGCAATTGGATCAGCAGGGATAGGTTTGCTTTTAACCATCAATGATAAGGGCAGATTTAATAGCGGAAAATAGATCTTCTGCCAAAGAGATAGCTCATGTTTGGGTTGCGGCATGATTTTTGTTTTACCTTTTATATTCTTATATTTTCATTTCAAGGATATCAGAAAACGACTAACACATTGCAGCATAATTGGCTTAATTTTCTTAATTTCCACAACTAGATCACAACCAAGTTTAGTTAACTTGAATAAATAATCGACGATAGCGCTTTTCAATAACAGTAATACTGGATATACTCACAAGTAACTGTATAAAAAAACAGGTGAAGTGATGAAGCCATTAACCCCAAGACAGCAACAAGTTTTTGATTTAATCAAAGCAAAAATTGATTTTTCTGGAATGCCACCAACTCGTGCAGAAATTGCTAAAGAGTTGGGTTTTCGTTCAGCGAATGCAGCTGAAGAACATTTAAAAGCCCTTGCTCGCAAAGGCGCGATTGAAATTATTCCCGGCGCATCTCGTGGTTTGCGTTTATTGATTGATAATGAGGTTGCAGAACCCGAAGGCTTACCATTAATTGGTAAAGTTGCCGCAGGTGAGCCAATTTTAGCTCAAGAGCATGTAGAAGCGCATTATCAAGTTGATCCAAACTTATTTAAGCGTAGTGCAGATTTTCTATTACGTGTAAATGGAATGAGTATGAAGGATATTGGGATTATGGATGGTGACCTGCTTGCTGTACATAAAACTCAAGAGTTTCACAATGGCCAAGTTGTTATTGCCCGTTTAGATGAAGAGGTTACGGTAAAACGTATTGAGCAAAAAGGGCAAATAGTCTATCTTCATGCTGAAAACCCTGAGTTTGATCCGATTGTCGTTGATCTTGCTAATGAACCTTTCACTATTGAAGGTTTAGCCGTTGGTGTTATTCGCAATGCAGATTGGATGTAAGACGCTGAATTACAGTTTACAGTTAGCGTTATGGCATTTGTAAATTATTCTGGGTAACTGGCGAGTAATATCAATTCACTAGAATATAATCATGCTGTCTCACTGCTCTATTTTAGAGTAGTTAGGCAGTATTTTTTTTGTCTGTTTTTAAATTCTTAGTGTTCTATACCCAAAGTAAGAAGGGTATATCCCCCAAATGATTAGCGTGGTTAGTCGGTAAACTAGCGATATCAACAACCGAACAGTTTTAAGTATGAATGGGAGTGTTTAAGTAAATATGATCTCTGTTATTAAAGACATTAAATTGCACCGCCATGTTTTTTCCCTTGCTCTTCCAATGGTGTTGTCCAATATTACGGTTCCACTTTTGTCATTAGTGGATGCGGCGGTGATTGGTCATCTTGATAAATCTTGGTATCTCGGTGGCGTCGCGATTGGCGGTTCGATGATCAGCATGGTCTTTATGTTGCTGCTCTTTTTACGCATGGCAACAACAGGATTAACCGCTCAAGCTTTTGGACGAAAAAACAGTCAACAGATAGCCGTGATGTTGCTGCAAGGTGTCACGTTAGCGTGGATTTTAGCTGGGATCTTATTGTTGATACATCAACCTTTAAGCCAGCTTATTTTCTCTTTGAGCAATGCCAGTGAACAAGTGATCTTTTATGGTCAACAATATTTTGAAGTTCGGATCTGGAGTGCTCCCGCCGCACTTGCCAATTTAGTGATTATGGGGTGGTTGTTGGGAACTCAAAACTCTCGCTACCCTATGTGGTTGCTGATTTTTACTAATTTAGTCAATATTCTTC
It encodes the following:
- a CDS encoding 23S rRNA (adenine(2030)-N(6))-methyltransferase RlmJ; translation: MLSYRHSFHAGNHADVVKHIVQSLIIEALKQKDKPFVYHDTHSGVGRYDLNHEWSEKTGEYKDGIAKIWQKNQIPEGVETYLQAVSALNENHTLRYYPGSPKIARALLRPQDRMMLTELHPTDFPLLCQEFRGDRQVKMFNEEGFTRLKGSLPPKERRGLVLIDPSYEVKTEYREVVNIIGQAYKRWATGIYAIWYPVVQRENIDLITTGLEKLGIRKILQIELGVSPDSTERGMTASGMIVINPPWKLEQQMKTILPWLQQMIAPEEGHCTVKWIVPE
- the prlC gene encoding oligopeptidase A, with translation MTNPLLTFTDLPLFSQIEPQHVKPAVEQAIADCRAKVEEVLANNAAPSWETICQPLAEVDDRLSRIWSPVSHLNSVMNSPELREAYESCLPLLSEYGTWVGQHKGLFQAYQTIKSSEQFASLNQAEKKSITNALRDFTLSGIALTADKQHRYGEITKRLSELGSTFSNNVLDATMGWSKHITDESLLSGMPESAMAAAQAGAQAKDLDGWLLTLEFPSYLPVMTYCDNRELRAEMYQAFVTRASDRGPHAGQWDNSDIMAEELQLRHELARLLDFNNYSEKSLATKMAETPDQVLTFLNDLAVRAKPQGEKEVAELTAFAAEHYQATELQPWDFTYYSEKLKQHQYNISDEELRPYFPEQTVVSGLFEVVNRVFGMTITQRDDIDVWHESVSYYDIFDQSGELRGSFYLDLYAREHKRGGAWMDECRVGRTTINGEHQTPVAYLTCNFNKPIGDKPALFTHNEVTTLFHEFGHGIHHMLTKVDVPAVSGINGVPWDAVELPSQFLENWCWQEEALSFISGHYETGEPLPKALLDKMFASKNFQAAMFVLRQLEFGLFDFTLHTNYDPELGAKILETLQQVKLQVSVVPSPEWNRFPHGFSHVFAGGYSAGYYSYLWAELLSADAFSRFSEEGIFNEEVGQDFLHAILEMGGSEEPMELFKRFRGREPQIDALLHDKGIA
- a CDS encoding class I SAM-dependent methyltransferase, producing the protein MQIRLISQQPEHQQQLEQLAERWQLVDDETNDFALVLTPTHLELQKLDEPKLGAIFVDWVSGASNHRRKFGGGKGQAIAKAVGLKNGVVPTVLDGTAGLGRDAFVLASLGCKVQMFERHPVVAALLDDGLRRAKDDPEIGSWVRERVSLLHVSSLEQLKEHDDKPDVIYLDPMYPHKKKSALVKKEMRVFQTLVGADLDADGLLEPALKLATKRVVVKRPDYAEPLANIQPSTVIATKKNRFDIYVNSAMK
- the asnC gene encoding transcriptional regulator AsnC, which codes for MDSEYKIDDLDRQILQALIDDARTPYAELGKRFHVSPATVHARVEKMRSADIIERTNIVVNEKKLGYDVCCFIGINLNSARDYQSAIDKLNQLDEVVEAYYTTGAYNIFVKLMCRSIEELQAVLIDKLQVIKEVQSTETLISLQNPIKRSVHP
- the lexA gene encoding transcriptional repressor LexA, translated to MKPLTPRQQQVFDLIKAKIDFSGMPPTRAEIAKELGFRSANAAEEHLKALARKGAIEIIPGASRGLRLLIDNEVAEPEGLPLIGKVAAGEPILAQEHVEAHYQVDPNLFKRSADFLLRVNGMSMKDIGIMDGDLLAVHKTQEFHNGQVVIARLDEEVTVKRIEQKGQIVYLHAENPEFDPIVVDLANEPFTIEGLAVGVIRNADWM